DNA sequence from the Pedobacter schmidteae genome:
TTTTTTGTTTAAGTTTCTTGTGTGCACGTTAAACAATGCTACACTAAAGTAACTTGAGAGGTGCTCAAGCCTGGAGGGTATTTTTTCTGCCGGTTGGCTTCAGAAATTGGGATCGAATCGTTAGTTAGGTTTATCGGAAATGGCAGATACATACTTCCCGATGGATCGGAGCGCTTCCTGGTGAATCAGGAGATGCTGCTCAGGCTGACGAAAAAGATTGGTGAAGAACTTCATGAACCCGTCAAGACCACTAATGTTAAGAACCTGAGAAGTATGACTACTTGGCGCTTGCGTAAAGTAAAGACTACCACTGACTGAGCCGGCATATTTTAATTCTGCTTTCCGTTATTAATCAGTGAGACTAGGGTGAAAACGCAGGATGGAAAAGGAAAAGAGCTTTGCTGCTAAGGCCGGGAAGCTGGGCTAGGGGTTTAGTTTTATTACCACTACCAGTCAAATAATTAATATATTCACATCTTAAAAAATCATTCATTATGTCAGCATTTGATAAATTAAAGGAATTGGTAGCTGTTGCGGAAGCAGATGCTGCAGCATTTTACACTAAAGGTAACAAAGCAGCGGGAACACGTTTGCGTAAAGCTTTTCAGGATATTAAGGTAGCAGCCCAGGAAGGCCGAGCTGAAGTAACTGAGCTAAAAAACAAAGAAAGTAAATAGATTTACATCTGTTTTGGGAAAAAGGCTGGCAGTTCTGTCAGCCTTTTTGATTAAATCATAACACTATGATATAAAATCGAGAAATCCAGATTTTGGCTTAAACTTTATAAGTTGTTTCTTTTTTCTTTAAGCAGGGCACAGCATTTTTTACCTCTCATGAAGCTGTTAAGTACATTTTTATATTTTTACTTCCGGCCGAATTTGATCTAAGTATAT
Encoded proteins:
- a CDS encoding histone H1 yields the protein MSAFDKLKELVAVAEADAAAFYTKGNKAAGTRLRKAFQDIKVAAQEGRAEVTELKNKESK